A part of Kitasatospora acidiphila genomic DNA contains:
- a CDS encoding ABC transporter permease: MYRTALRNVLAHKGRLLMTMLAVLLGTAFVAGTLVFSDTFGSALKNSYSKSYDHLSVRIDDNNAAPAGIADENTGADDPHLTAATVSKLAALPGVAQARGVVNGFTAVADRSGKSIGQDSMGGNFAPGADGQDARYQMVQGQGPQHSGEIALDKASADKAGYHVGDTVRVAVTGPAMDAKLTGIFTTDDPGVSSGNPLTLFDTASAQRLLLQPGQFDAIELVAAGGTSQATLVGEAQQVLPNAHNITLKSADQLVADQQQMIQEGTKSMRTMLLAFAGISLFVGIFIIANTFTMLVAQRTRELALLRAIGASRKQVTRSVLVEALLIGTVAAVAGLLAGIGIGAGLQSLIGSLGNGSTPTGPLIISPTTVVAALATGIVVTVLSALLPARRAARIAPVAAMSSADQPASQKSLVVRNTIGAVITAGGLALIIGASQGTGGNSALAGGAAGSLIGIFILTPLLSRPLIALVGPLLAALFGVSGKLARQNAVRNPRRTAATASALTIGLTLVSALTVLGASFNGMLDREVTNGMKADYAVGLSNGLSVSPDIATRVAQAPGVTAASPLTESHLKIGDSHRGVSGLDAAHAAQVMNLGVTSGSVDALGQGKLLITADVAKSMNVGVGSTVPAVFPDGPASLTVGGIFTDNALLKSVVVDNAVLTAHHVQSNTNVVLVKGTGGESQSLRQALVAAGGDNPLIDVQTKQDLKNKVSSVIAFALNMLYGLLAMSIVVAVLGVINTMAMSVFERKREIGMLRAIGLDRRAVKRMVRLESVVISLFGAVLGLVLGCFLAWAVNGSLKDSVANLTTVLPWGQLLVFLGLSAVVGLVAAFWPSRRAAKLDILDSIKAA; this comes from the coding sequence ATGTACCGCACCGCACTGCGCAATGTGCTGGCCCACAAGGGCCGACTGCTGATGACCATGCTGGCCGTGCTGCTCGGCACCGCCTTCGTGGCCGGCACCCTGGTCTTCTCCGACACCTTCGGCTCCGCCCTGAAGAACAGCTACAGCAAGAGCTACGACCACCTCTCGGTGCGGATCGACGACAACAACGCCGCCCCGGCCGGCATAGCCGACGAGAACACCGGCGCCGACGACCCGCACCTGACCGCGGCCACCGTCAGCAAGCTCGCCGCCCTGCCCGGGGTGGCCCAGGCCCGCGGCGTGGTGAACGGCTTCACCGCGGTGGCCGACAGGAGCGGCAAGAGCATCGGCCAGGACTCGATGGGCGGCAACTTCGCCCCCGGCGCCGACGGCCAGGACGCCCGCTACCAGATGGTCCAGGGCCAGGGTCCGCAGCACAGCGGCGAGATAGCGCTCGACAAGGCCAGCGCCGACAAGGCCGGCTACCACGTCGGCGACACCGTCCGGGTGGCGGTCACCGGCCCGGCCATGGACGCCAAGCTGACCGGCATCTTCACCACCGACGACCCGGGGGTGAGCTCCGGCAACCCGCTGACGCTGTTCGACACCGCCAGCGCGCAGCGACTGCTGCTGCAGCCCGGCCAGTTCGACGCCATCGAGCTGGTCGCCGCGGGCGGCACCAGCCAGGCCACCCTGGTCGGCGAGGCCCAGCAGGTACTGCCGAACGCCCACAACATCACGCTCAAGAGTGCCGATCAACTGGTGGCCGACCAGCAGCAGATGATCCAGGAAGGCACCAAGAGCATGCGCACCATGCTGCTGGCCTTCGCCGGGATCTCGCTCTTCGTCGGCATCTTCATCATCGCCAACACCTTCACCATGCTGGTCGCCCAGCGCACCCGTGAGCTCGCCCTGCTGCGCGCCATCGGGGCCAGCCGCAAGCAGGTCACCCGCTCGGTGCTGGTCGAGGCGCTGCTGATCGGCACGGTCGCCGCGGTGGCCGGTCTGCTGGCCGGCATCGGGATCGGCGCCGGCCTGCAGTCGCTGATCGGCTCGCTGGGCAACGGCAGCACCCCCACCGGGCCGCTGATCATCAGCCCGACCACCGTGGTGGCCGCGCTGGCCACCGGCATCGTGGTGACCGTGCTGTCCGCCCTGCTGCCGGCCCGCCGCGCCGCCCGGATCGCCCCGGTGGCCGCGATGAGCAGCGCCGACCAGCCCGCCAGCCAGAAGAGCCTGGTGGTCCGCAACACCATCGGCGCGGTGATCACCGCCGGTGGTCTGGCGCTGATCATCGGGGCCTCCCAGGGCACCGGCGGCAACTCGGCGCTGGCCGGCGGTGCCGCCGGCTCGCTGATCGGGATCTTCATCCTGACCCCGCTGCTCTCCCGGCCGCTGATCGCGCTGGTCGGCCCGCTGCTGGCCGCTCTGTTCGGGGTCTCCGGCAAGCTGGCCCGGCAGAACGCGGTGCGCAACCCGCGCCGCACCGCCGCCACCGCCTCGGCGCTGACCATCGGTCTGACCCTGGTCTCCGCGCTGACCGTGCTGGGCGCCTCGTTCAACGGCATGCTGGACCGCGAGGTCACCAACGGCATGAAGGCCGACTACGCGGTGGGCCTCTCCAACGGGCTGAGCGTCTCCCCCGACATCGCCACCCGGGTCGCCCAGGCGCCCGGCGTGACCGCGGCCTCCCCGCTGACCGAGAGCCACCTCAAGATCGGCGACAGCCACCGCGGCGTCTCCGGCCTCGACGCGGCGCACGCCGCCCAGGTGATGAACCTCGGTGTCACCAGCGGCTCGGTCGACGCGCTCGGCCAGGGCAAGCTGCTGATCACGGCCGACGTCGCCAAGTCGATGAACGTCGGCGTCGGCAGCACCGTGCCGGCCGTCTTCCCGGACGGCCCCGCCTCACTGACCGTCGGCGGGATCTTCACCGACAACGCGCTGCTCAAGTCGGTGGTGGTGGACAACGCGGTGCTGACCGCGCACCACGTGCAGAGCAACACCAACGTGGTGCTGGTGAAGGGCACCGGCGGTGAGAGCCAGTCGCTGCGCCAGGCCCTGGTGGCCGCCGGCGGCGACAACCCGCTGATCGACGTGCAGACCAAGCAGGACCTGAAGAACAAGGTCAGCTCGGTGATCGCGTTCGCGCTGAACATGCTCTACGGCCTGCTGGCGATGTCGATCGTGGTGGCCGTGCTCGGCGTGATCAACACCATGGCGATGTCGGTCTTCGAGCGGAAGCGGGAGATCGGCATGCTGCGGGCGATCGGCCTGGACCGACGGGCCGTCAAGCGGATGGTCCGGCTGGAGTCGGTGGTGATCTCGCTGTTCGGCGCGGTGCTCGGCCTGGTCCTCGGCTGCTTCCTGGCCTGGGCGGTCAACGGCTCGCTGAAGGACTCGGTCGCCAACCTGACCACGGTGCTGCCCTGGGGCCAGCTGCTGGTCTTCCTGGGACTGTCCGCGGTGGTCGGCCTGGTGGCCGCGTTCTGGCCGTCCCGGCGGGCCGCCAAGCTGGACATCCTGGACAGCATCAAGGCCGCCTGA